GCAATCGGTGAATCAACATCGGCACCCCTCCGCACGCACACCACTTCGGAATAATCTCATCTTTAATGCAGCAAACCGTATTTCGGAAAGGCACTTTTTGAACCTATCGAATCATTTCGCCGGACTCGAAGGGTCAACCAAAATGATCTTTTGCAAAAAAGATTAATCAGCTTTCACTCGAAATATCTCCGTTCCAGCAACCGCAAGGATCGGACGTTCGACGGTGCAAGAAGTTGGTTCGATGCAGGTGCCCCGTCATGGGATTCGAACATGAATTCTGGATTCCGCTTGTGCCGATCATGGATGTGAGCCAACCGACGGGAATTCACCACCGGGATCGCATCGCATAGCATTGGCGGGCTACAATCAATTAGCGGGCTGATTCTGGATCGCGTCGCGCTGAGGGTCAAACATGTGTGGACGCTTCACACTCACCACCCCGGAAGAACAACTGCGTTCGCTATTTGGACTGGATTTTCCAGAGCCCTATCGGCCACGATATAACATCGCCCCAACGCAACCCGTGCTGACGATTCGCCCGAACACACGAGGGAAACGCGAAACGGCGCTGCTTCGCTGGGGATTGGTCCCATCGTGGAGCCAAGATCCGCGAATCGCCAGCAAAATGATCAACGCACGGGGCGAAACCTTGGCAGAGAAGCCTGCCTTCCGACAAGCGTTCCGGATGCGACGCTGCCTGATTGTGGCGGATGGATTCTACGAATGGCATGAGGCGAACGGACATTCGCAGCCGTACTACTTTCATCGGCCAAATCGAGAACCGTTTGCATTCGCGGGGCTATGGGATCGCTGGGTCGGTTCGGATGGCTCCCCCTTGGAGACCTGCACCATTGTCAATACAGCATCCGAAGGCAATGCGCGGATGTCGGCGATCCATCATCGGATTCCCGTGTTGCTGGATCCGGATGATTATGATCGTTGGCTCGATCCCCGCGAAGCGAATGTGGATCGCTTGGCGGAATTATTTCAGCCATGTTCGGAAGATTGGCTAGTCTCGGTTCCAGTTTCCACG
This DNA window, taken from Tuwongella immobilis, encodes the following:
- a CDS encoding SOS response-associated peptidase; the protein is MCGRFTLTTPEEQLRSLFGLDFPEPYRPRYNIAPTQPVLTIRPNTRGKRETALLRWGLVPSWSQDPRIASKMINARGETLAEKPAFRQAFRMRRCLIVADGFYEWHEANGHSQPYYFHRPNREPFAFAGLWDRWVGSDGSPLETCTIVNTASEGNARMSAIHHRIPVLLDPDDYDRWLDPREANVDRLAELFQPCSEDWLVSVPVSTAVNRVALDDPICLEPLGSQVDLAMTDAKSSSRRKPLERPDQPSLWG